Proteins encoded by one window of Seriola aureovittata isolate HTS-2021-v1 ecotype China chromosome 4, ASM2101889v1, whole genome shotgun sequence:
- the LOC130167870 gene encoding myelin protein zero-like protein 2, producing MCVKGLYFFTVLSGLAASGVLQVSGMRVYTSGDVEAVNGTDVRLKCTFHTSAPINANSLTISWSFRPLVPGREESVFHYQQKPYPPVEGIFRKRVAWAGDIMGRDASIIIRQVKFTYNGTYICQVKNPPDVHGTVGEIRLRVVTTASFSELLLLALAIGGGITAVVILLVIILSCRRCKKRRQRQLEGNEEAPCKERKDPTACHPSRAIHLYLSETSIEIDSSDGMISEASTKDPSSSEEEGPSSDDDDGGDDSD from the exons GCGTGCTGCAGGTCAGCGGGATGCGTGTATACACATCTGGGGATGTAGAGGCAGTGAATGGGACTGATGTTCGTCTCAAGTGCACATTCCATACATCCGCTCCTATTAATGCCAACTCCCTCACCATCTCCTGGAGCTTTAGACCCCTCGTTCCAGGCCGAGAGGAATcg GTATTCCACTACCAGCAGAAACCCTATCCTCCTGTCGAGGGCATTTTCAGGAAGCGCGTCGCTTGGGCCGGTGACATCATGGGCCGTGACGCTTCCATCATAATTCGACAGGTCAAGTTCACCTACAACGGCACTTACATCTGCCAGGTCAAGAATCCACCAGATGTACACGGCACGGTGGGAGAGATTCGACTCCGTGTCGTCACCACAG CCTCTTTCTCCGAACTTCTCCTGCTGGCGTTGGCCATCGGGGGTGGGATCACCGCGGTGGTCATCCTCCTCGTCATCATCCTGTCCTGCAGGAGGTgcaagaagaggagacagagacagctgGAAGGGAACGAGGAGGCTCCCTGCAAGGAGAGAAAAGATCCCACTGCGTG ccACCCATCGAGGGCCATCCACCTCTACCTATCAGAGACGTCCATAGAGATTGACAGTTCAGATGGCATGATCTCAGAGGCAAGCACCAAAGACCCGAGCTCCTCAGAGGAGGAGGGCCCGAGCTCAGACGACGACGACGGCGGTGATGACTCCGACTGA
- the mpzl3 gene encoding myelin protein zero-like protein 3: MRRLRQGNIAVNVVLLLYLLGCLAPSLVSSISVSSPSEVHASKGDTVSLSCSFTSTSRPTSKMTVDWSYRPQTGGPPQTFFHFSSRAFPPPEGQFAGRIRWQGTPARGDASISLINATLNDNGTYTCSVRNPPDVHGSPTSHTVLTVTPKAPSIRFSDVAVLLAFILIPSAVVTLILIGRMFCPKKQHNQSKGYRSPIEVTEGEEYGIHPPGAKVKRATCCDLYLMCIHGSDDEEEHYNLKKQPPTDEGFAESQC; the protein is encoded by the exons ATGCGTCGACTGCGCCAGGGGAATATCGCTGTGAATGTGGTGTTGCTGCTGTATTTGCTCGGGTGTTTGG CCCCTTCCCTAGTCTCCTCCATCTCAGTGAGTTCTCCATCAGAAGTCCATGCATCTAAAGGGGATACCGTCTCGTTGTCCTGCTCTTTCACCTCCACCAGTAGGCCAACCAGTAAGATGACTGTCGACTGGTCTTATAGGCCCCAGACTGGAGGGCCACCACAGACA TTTTTCCACTTCTCTTCACGGGCGTTCCCCCCGCCTGAGGGTCAGTTCGCAGGTCGTATCCGGTGGCAGGGAACCCCTGCACGCGGGGATGCCTCCATCTCTTTGATCAACGCCACGCTGAATGATAATGGGACCTACACATGCTCAGTCAGAAACCCTCCTGACGTCCATGGGTCCCCGACTTCACACACCGTACTCACCGTCACACCCAAGG CCCCCAGCATTCGCTTCTCTGATGTTGCGGTTCTCCTCGCTTTCATCCTCATCCCCTCCGCTGTCGTCACCCTCATTCTGATTGGAAGGATGTTCTGTCCCAAGAAACAACACAACCAATCGAAGGGCTACAGATCACCCATAGAGGTCACAGAGGG AGAGGAGTACGGCATCCACCCACCGGGGGCCAAAGTAAAGAGGGCCACATGCTGTGACCTATATTTGATG TGTATCCACGGctcagatgatgaagaggagcaTTACAACCTGAAAAAGCAGCCTCCCACAGACGAAGGCTTTGCTGAGTCTCAGTGCTAG